The Humulus lupulus chromosome 3, drHumLupu1.1, whole genome shotgun sequence genome window below encodes:
- the LOC133823275 gene encoding pentatricopeptide repeat-containing protein At2g01860: protein MDCRLLTAGFHSTPYGNFVRNSRVILMGYSKTRRKLTKNLRYPMRSRLPPNLGTNLFLKNKKTRKETYHPDMTNEEGEEKDGDEDDGNEIVWGPDEIEAITSLFQGRIPQKPGKLGRERTLPLPLPHKLRPLGLPTPKKRVKMATTPGTTFSRSPLSKHVYKSPGVLIGLAREIKNLPAEKDVSLVLNKCVKFLRKGSLSMTVRELGHLNLPERALQTFCWVQKQPHLFPDDRILVSTIEVLARNHALKVPFDLKRFVGSASQSVIEAMVRGFTKGGSLHLAWKFLSLAKDNDRMLNSSVYAKVINELGKNPDKYALVETLLNELGDRQDLTLSQQDYTAIMKVCIRLGKFETIESIYEWFKLSGHDPSIVMYTTLIHSRCLEKKYREALAVVWEMEESNCLFDLPAYRVVIRLFVALNDLSRASRYFSKLKESGFSPTYDIYKDLINLYMVSGRLAMCKDVCKEAEVAGYKLDKQVNSRLLQLGRAKPVKSFLNSDLMNK from the coding sequence ATGGATTGTAGGTTATTGACTGCTGGCTTCCATTCAACTCCATATGGGAATTTTGTAAGGAATAGCAGAGTGATTTTGATGGGATATTCCAAAACAAGGAGAAAGCTAACAAAGAACCTTCGTTATCCAATGCGTTCTAGGCTTCCCCCAAACCTTGGGACGAATCTGTTTTTGAAGAATAAGAAAACTCGAAAGGAAACCTATCACCCGGATATGACCAATGAAGAAGGTGAGGAAAAAGATGGAGATGAAGATGATGGTAATGAGATTGTTTGGGGTCCGGATGAAATTGAGGCTATTACATCACTTTTCCAAGGGAGAATACCTCAAAAGCCTGGGAAGTTGGGTAGAGAGAGAACGCTTCCACTCCCACTTCCTCACAAGCTTCGACCTTTGGGGCTTCCTACACCCAAGAAACGTGTAAAAATGGCGACTACCCCAGGGACAACGTTTTCTCGTTCTCCTCTATCCAAGCATGTTTATAAGAGTCCTGGTGTTCTAATCGGCCTAGCTCGAGAGATTAAAAACCTTCCGGCAGAGAAAGATGTGTCCTTAGTTCTCAACAAGTGTGTAAAGTTTCTACGAAAGGGGTCCTTGTCGATGACAGTTCGGGAACTGGGTCATCTAAATCTTCCTGAAAGAGCTTTGCAGACATTCTGTTGGGTTCAGAAACAACCTCATCTCTTCCCAGATGACCGGATTTTGGTTTCTACCATTGAGGTGCTGGCGAGGAACCATGCACTGAAAGTTCCATTTGATTTGAAGAGGTTTGTTGGCTCGGCTAGTCAAAGTGTGATTGAGGCAATGGTAAGAGGATTCACCAAAGGAGGTAGCTTGCATCTTGCTTGGAAGTTTTTATCATTGGCAAAGGATAATGATAGAATGTTAAATTCCAGTGTATATGCTAAAGTAATTAATGAGCTTGGAAAGAACCCTGATAAATACGCTCTTGTTGAGACCTTATTAAATGAGCTCGGAGATAGACAGGACTTGACTTTGAGCCAGCAGGACTATACAGCTATAATGAAAGTATGCATTAGACTAGGAAAATTTGAAACTATTGAGAGCATATACGAATGGTTTAAACTATCTGGGCATGACCCGAGTATTGTTATGTATACAACACTGATTCATAGTCGCTGTTTAGAGAAAAAGTATAGGGAGGCATTAGCTGTGGTTTGGGAAATGGAGGAATCAAATTGTCTTTTTGATCTTCCAGCTTATCGTGTGGTGATAAGACTTTTTGTTGCTCTGAATGATCTCTCAAGGGCTTCAAGATACTTTTCAAAGTTGAAAGAATCAGGTTTCTCACCCACATATGATATTTACAAGGACTTGATTAATCTTTACATGGTTTCTGGGAGGTTGGCCATGTGTAAGGATGTCTGCAAGGAAGCTGAGGTAGCAGGATACAAATTGGATAAACAAGTAAATTCACGACTGTTGCAATTAGGAAGGGCAAAACCGGTGAAGAGTTTTTTAAATTCTGATCTGATGAACAAATAG